One Papaver somniferum cultivar HN1 chromosome 10, ASM357369v1, whole genome shotgun sequence genomic window carries:
- the LOC113316363 gene encoding uncharacterized protein LOC113316363: MASSSYSNQYIQQPSIPLFHGENYDFWAIKMKTLFMSQEVWEIVEDGYDEIEDTSNLDQDPNGLLNESTRKNAKASMYIQQGVGDTILPRLIHSYKPKEAWDLLQQEYGGNKKVRELKLHSYRRDFENLRMNEKECSNDFSSRVVEIVNNMMMCGEKMEERRICEKILMCMPEKFEPIVAALEETKDFSTLKSEELWASLKVYEQRLLRHSEKSIESAFQSRFNLDSKNSATTKNEYKGESTSNFKGKEKWKKGGANSNNYIKSDSFQVPRCNFCKKNGHLEKNCWNKGKPQCRNCKKYGHLEKYCRYKEDEEQAGRAEEKEEKQKMFYVCQSSMVTSKSEVWFVDSGCTTHMSGEKSLFVDRDTSINSL, translated from the coding sequence ATGGCAAGTAGTAGTTACTCAAATCAATACATTCAACAACCTTCAATACCACTTTTTCATggagaaaattatgatttttgggcaaTTAAAATGAAAACCTTGTTCATGTCTCAAGAAGTGTGGGAGATTGTTGAAGATGGatatgatgaaattgaagatacaTCAAACTTAGATCAAGACCCAAACGGTTTACTTAATGAGAGTACGAGGAAGAATGCAAAAGCATCCATGTACATCCAACAAGGAGTTGGAGACACCATACTACCAAGATTAATCCATTCTTATAAacctaaagaagcttgggatcttCTACAACAAGAGTATGGAGGCAATAAGAAGGTAAGAGAGTTAAAATTACATTCATATAGAAGAGATTTTGAGAATCTTAGAATGAATGAGAAGGAATGTTCAAATGATTTTTCATCTAGAGTAGTTGAAATTGTTAATAATATGATGATGTGTGGTGAGAAGATGGAGGAAAGAAGAATTTGTGAGAAGATATTGATGTGCATGCCGGAAAAATTTGAACCCATTGTGGCGGCTTTGGAAGAGACTAAAGATTTCTCAACATTAAAGTCAGAAGAGTTATGGGCCTCCTTAAAGGTGTATGAGCAAAGGTTGTTAAGACACTCCGAAAAATCAATTGAGAGTGCATTTCAATCAAGATTCAACTTGGATTCAAAAAATTCAGCAACAACGAAAAATGAGTACAAGGGTGAATCAACATCAAActtcaaaggaaaagaaaaatggaagaaaGGAGGAGCTAATTCCAACAACTATATAAAAAGTGATTCGTTTCAAGTACCAAGATGCAATTTTTGCAAGAAGAATGGTCACTTGGAGAAGAATTGTTGGAACAAAGGAAAACCACAATGTCGCAATTGCAAAAAGTATGGACATTTGGAGAAATATTGTagatacaaagaagatgaagaacaagccGGTAGAgccgaagaaaaagaagaaaaacaaaaaatgttTTATGTTTGTCAAAGTTCCATGGTAACTTCCAAAAGCGAGGTTTGGTTTGTGGATAGTGGTTGTACCACTCATATGTCCGGTGAAAAAAGCTTGTTTGTGGATAGGGATACTTCCATAAATTCTctttga